The following coding sequences are from one Diospyros lotus cultivar Yz01 chromosome 7, ASM1463336v1, whole genome shotgun sequence window:
- the LOC127806634 gene encoding zinc finger protein ZAT5-like isoform X1, with amino-acid sequence MVVVAAVVVVAVVLEAKNMETLEEAMHIVKGKRTKRQRVLSPIPFSIPAHSNSSGDGSNGDIHSNTGNNNNNNNNNMASSPATSADEFAETATEEEEDMANCLILLAQGRSQDQPLKPNYDNMGLKFTSKRFVEAPATGNGKVGMYVYQCKTCGRTFPSFQALGGHRASHKKPKAAAAAEAKRPIAFLSDDDEEEQFKISLHLMSNNNNRPLSSMAGRSSLKLHECSICGSEFTSGQALGGHMRRHRGPAPGAGTNTTLCLTPSGLDQSSAVHNNHQEAKKARTKALSLDLDLNLPAPEDHHHHQESKQLAFASKQKPPPPPQQQQQQQQKSLVLSTAPALVDCHY; translated from the coding sequence atggTGGTGGTGGCTGCAGTGGTGGTGGTGGCAGTGGTTTTGGAGGCCAAAAACATGGAAACTTTGGAGGAAGCCATGCACATCGTCAAAGGCAAGAGAACCAAGCGCCAACGGGTTCTATCTCCAATTCCTTTCTCCATTCCCGCCCATTCTAATTCCAGCGGCGATGGCAGCAACGGCGACATTCATTCCAACACCggaaacaataacaacaacaacaacaacaacatggcCTCGTCGCCTGCCACCTCGGCTGATGAATTCGCGGAGACCGCCACCGAGGAAGAGGAGGACATGGCCAATTGCCTGATTCTTCTGGCGCAAGGCCGATCTCAAGACCAGCCATTGAAGCCCAATTACGACAATATGGGGCTGAAATTCACCAGCAAGAGATTCGTGGAGGCGCCGGCCACCGGCAACGGCAAGGTGGGGATGTACGTTTACCAGTGCAAGACGTGCGGTCGGACTTTCCCGTCGTTCCAGGCCCTCGGCGGCCACCGGGCCAGCCACAAGAAGCCGAAGGCCGCGGCGGCGGCAGAGGCGAAGCGGCCGATTGCGTTCTTGTCGGACGACGACGAAGAAGAACAATTCAAGATTTCACTGCATCTGATGAGCAATAACAACAATAGGCCTTTGTCTTCCATGGCCGGCAGGTCGTCGTTGAAGCTCCACGAGTGCTCGATTTGCGGGTCGGAGTTCACCTCCGGGCAGGCCTTGGGCGGCCACATGCGGCGGCACCGGGGGCCTGCCCCTGGCGCCGGCACCAACACGACTTTGTGTTTAACTCCATCAGGTTTGGATCAGTCGTCGGCTGTTCATAATAACCACCAAGAAGCGAAAAAGGCGAGGACCAAAGCATTATCGTTGGATCTGGATCTGAACCTTCCAGCCCCAgaagatcatcatcatcatcaggaATCGAAGCAGCTGGCCTTCGCGTCGAAGCAAAAgccaccgccgccgccgcagcagcagcagcaacagcaaCAAAAATCACTTGTGCTCTCCACCGCCCCCGCTTTGGTGGATTGTCACTATTGA
- the LOC127806634 gene encoding zinc finger protein ZAT5-like isoform X2, with protein METLEEAMHIVKGKRTKRQRVLSPIPFSIPAHSNSSGDGSNGDIHSNTGNNNNNNNNNMASSPATSADEFAETATEEEEDMANCLILLAQGRSQDQPLKPNYDNMGLKFTSKRFVEAPATGNGKVGMYVYQCKTCGRTFPSFQALGGHRASHKKPKAAAAAEAKRPIAFLSDDDEEEQFKISLHLMSNNNNRPLSSMAGRSSLKLHECSICGSEFTSGQALGGHMRRHRGPAPGAGTNTTLCLTPSGLDQSSAVHNNHQEAKKARTKALSLDLDLNLPAPEDHHHHQESKQLAFASKQKPPPPPQQQQQQQQKSLVLSTAPALVDCHY; from the coding sequence ATGGAAACTTTGGAGGAAGCCATGCACATCGTCAAAGGCAAGAGAACCAAGCGCCAACGGGTTCTATCTCCAATTCCTTTCTCCATTCCCGCCCATTCTAATTCCAGCGGCGATGGCAGCAACGGCGACATTCATTCCAACACCggaaacaataacaacaacaacaacaacaacatggcCTCGTCGCCTGCCACCTCGGCTGATGAATTCGCGGAGACCGCCACCGAGGAAGAGGAGGACATGGCCAATTGCCTGATTCTTCTGGCGCAAGGCCGATCTCAAGACCAGCCATTGAAGCCCAATTACGACAATATGGGGCTGAAATTCACCAGCAAGAGATTCGTGGAGGCGCCGGCCACCGGCAACGGCAAGGTGGGGATGTACGTTTACCAGTGCAAGACGTGCGGTCGGACTTTCCCGTCGTTCCAGGCCCTCGGCGGCCACCGGGCCAGCCACAAGAAGCCGAAGGCCGCGGCGGCGGCAGAGGCGAAGCGGCCGATTGCGTTCTTGTCGGACGACGACGAAGAAGAACAATTCAAGATTTCACTGCATCTGATGAGCAATAACAACAATAGGCCTTTGTCTTCCATGGCCGGCAGGTCGTCGTTGAAGCTCCACGAGTGCTCGATTTGCGGGTCGGAGTTCACCTCCGGGCAGGCCTTGGGCGGCCACATGCGGCGGCACCGGGGGCCTGCCCCTGGCGCCGGCACCAACACGACTTTGTGTTTAACTCCATCAGGTTTGGATCAGTCGTCGGCTGTTCATAATAACCACCAAGAAGCGAAAAAGGCGAGGACCAAAGCATTATCGTTGGATCTGGATCTGAACCTTCCAGCCCCAgaagatcatcatcatcatcaggaATCGAAGCAGCTGGCCTTCGCGTCGAAGCAAAAgccaccgccgccgccgcagcagcagcagcaacagcaaCAAAAATCACTTGTGCTCTCCACCGCCCCCGCTTTGGTGGATTGTCACTATTGA